In one Vanessa tameamea isolate UH-Manoa-2023 chromosome 12, ilVanTame1 primary haplotype, whole genome shotgun sequence genomic region, the following are encoded:
- the LOC113392921 gene encoding F-box/LRR-repeat protein fbxl-1-like — protein sequence MVHLEVTGVPQYPHALTINDLPNELLIYIFSMIDFESLLAVAKVCVRWQQLCLTPCIWDNTRLIVCMKNYVKISDSIVPFVAKYLKNVKLQYFKLYSQVRSSLISYCPNLTHLEISISQVDSCIFDDLGYWPNLKFLSFRNSLIVQNAENANGNFVYHLPFEKLKYLETLILSNFALTHGSLYSMLQCINLVSINMEKMKNIPADFLESLLRTKQNTLRALHIYGDTLNDDIIASISKCKALQVLHIMTCKTLFDSSLLHFYRLKNLRSLKLRHGYFSTNALLAYFSNNIFQHLTYLSLSRCHHVTMQVAKVIKTSAPNLKELSFYLCPFIIGPDFKRGELQRMFKIELLLD from the coding sequence TCTACCAAACgaattacttatatacatattttctatGATTGATTTTGAATCACTGCTGGCGGTGGCTAAAGTGTGTGTGAGATGGCAACAACTCTGCTTGACACCTTGCATATGGGATAACACACGCCTCATTGTATGTATGAAGAATTATGTGAAAATAAGTGATAGCATTGTGCCATTTGtggctaaatatttaaaaaatgtaaaattacagtACTTCAAATTGTATTCACAAGTCAGGTCTTCCCTTATTAGCTACTGTCCAAATCTGACACACTTAGAAATAAGTATATCTCAAGTTGATAGTTGTATTTTTGATGATTTAGGCTATTGgcctaatttaaaatttctaagtTTCCGCAACTCTCTGATAGTACAAAATGCTGAAAATGCAAATGGTAATTTTGTTTATCACCTGCCATTTGAGAAGTTGAAGTATTTGGAAACACTAATTTTATCCAATTTTGCATTGACCCATGGCAGCTTATACAGTATGCTACAATGCATAAATTTAGTAAGTATTAATATGGAGAAAATGAAGAATATACCTGCAGACTTCCTGGAATCTTTGCTAAGAACTAAACAAAACACTTTAAGAGCTCTGCATATTTATGGTGATACATTGAATGATGATATAATTGCATCAATATCTAAATGTAAGGCATTACAAGTCTTACACATAATGACTTGCAAAACATTGTTTGATTCTAGTTTATTACATTTCTACCGATTAAAGAATTTAAGGTCCTTAAAATTACGCCATGGATATTTCTCAACAAACGCTTTACTGGCATATTTttcgaataatatatttcagcACCTAACATATTTAAGTCTCTCTAGATGTCACCATGTTACTATGCAAGTAGCTAAAGTCATAAAAACCAGTGCGCCAAACTTAAAGGAACTCTCATTCTATTTGTGTCCATTTATAATAGGTCCAGACTTCAAAAGAGGAGAATTACAAAGAATgttcaaaattgaattattactcGATTAA